A genomic window from Alphaproteobacteria bacterium includes:
- a CDS encoding glycosyltransferase: MNIKIVFFVIIILCRALPLLAETGVYDFQTDLRGYIQKINTQNGFLIQNNTNEDVYVIVKTRKIKDKTIKSTKEEYILIPKNYIHVYENDKRRFVLDVSFRKNIKYYINPKWTIDGNIEFTIDERLDNLFLYKFHPYSFDSSYKLFSEKEIEDEVNDLKIAGKYKNLFSSFKWKYNDLYKFTYDVFEKHEQLNFSDFQDRLQVIYDENAPEKLIDRNPTILNESPKIPLITHHVWLTNPDNPRNMEEDYIRWMENSIKLNPVKEGWQHYLWIQDKKLLPDLVKRLAKNNSIIIKELTEDVLSQIDNRIEFENALYVKHKFGMASDILRVALLNIFGGFYMDTDYEALQSLKGLAKMYHFIAAQEPMSHFVNNAFLAASPNHPVLKKMIELIKRNYNQETRPDYMKIKKDENRKLSESIWATILVTGPFMTTLAIANAIGQENMVDIILPPDLIYPVKQGLQGPQDFDKVLGENEEAPFAAFGVHYWRKSWVGAEFEQNEIIQEDNHYY; this comes from the coding sequence ATGAATATTAAAATAGTGTTTTTTGTGATCATTATTTTATGTCGAGCACTCCCTTTGTTGGCTGAAACGGGAGTATATGATTTTCAGACGGATCTTCGTGGATATATTCAAAAAATTAATACACAAAATGGGTTTTTAATCCAAAATAACACTAATGAAGATGTTTATGTGATTGTAAAAACAAGAAAAATAAAAGACAAAACAATTAAATCAACAAAAGAAGAGTATATATTAATTCCTAAAAATTATATTCATGTTTATGAGAATGACAAAAGAAGATTTGTTTTAGATGTAAGTTTTAGAAAAAATATCAAATATTACATTAATCCAAAATGGACAATTGATGGGAATATAGAATTTACAATTGATGAAAGATTGGATAATTTATTTTTATATAAATTTCATCCTTATTCTTTTGATTCTTCATATAAATTATTTTCAGAAAAAGAAATTGAAGATGAAGTTAATGATTTGAAAATTGCTGGCAAGTATAAGAATTTGTTTAGTTCTTTTAAATGGAAATATAATGATTTATATAAATTTACTTATGATGTTTTTGAAAAACATGAACAACTTAATTTTTCAGATTTTCAAGATCGTTTGCAAGTTATTTATGATGAAAATGCGCCTGAAAAATTAATAGATAGAAATCCAACTATTTTAAATGAATCACCTAAAATCCCTTTGATAACGCATCATGTTTGGCTCACAAATCCTGATAATCCTCGGAATATGGAGGAAGATTACATTAGGTGGATGGAGAATTCGATAAAACTTAATCCTGTTAAAGAAGGATGGCAGCATTATTTATGGATACAAGATAAAAAATTATTACCAGATCTTGTTAAAAGGCTCGCCAAAAATAATTCAATTATTATAAAAGAGCTTACAGAAGATGTTTTGTCGCAAATAGACAATAGAATAGAATTCGAAAATGCCCTTTATGTTAAACATAAATTTGGTATGGCGTCGGATATTTTGCGTGTTGCATTACTTAACATTTTTGGTGGTTTTTATATGGATACGGATTATGAGGCGTTACAATCTCTTAAAGGGCTTGCCAAAATGTATCATTTTATTGCAGCACAAGAACCTATGTCGCATTTTGTTAACAATGCTTTCTTGGCGGCGAGTCCTAATCATCCAGTGCTTAAAAAAATGATTGAACTTATTAAAAGAAATTATAATCAAGAAACGCGGCCTGATTATATGAAGATTAAAAAAGATGAAAATAGAAAATTATCTGAAAGTATATGGGCAACTATTCTTGTGACAGGCCCTTTTATGACAACGCTTGCTATAGCGAATGCCATAGGACAAGAAAATATGGTTGATATTATTTTGCCGCCCGACCTAATTTATCCAGTTAAGCAGGGTCTTCAAGGGCCTCAGGATTTTGATAAGGTTTTAGGTGAAAATGAAGAAGCGCCATTTGCGGCTTTTGGTGTTCACTATTGGCGTAAATCTTGGGTAGGAGCTGAATTTGAACAAAATGAGATTATTCAAGAAGATAATCATTATTATTAA
- the mraZ gene encoding division/cell wall cluster transcriptional repressor MraZ, with translation MALFLSTYENKLDRKGRVSVPASFRAALPIPLFNGVVLFRSHKSQALEGCGMDRMETLSQSIDSLDLFSDAQDDLAATIFADAHQLNLDSDGRITVPQHLLDHANITERVLFVGAGPVFRIWEPEAFKIYQNEARAKVKDQNLTLKLSKPNGGAS, from the coding sequence ATGGCATTGTTTTTATCGACATATGAAAACAAATTAGACCGCAAAGGACGGGTTTCAGTGCCTGCATCCTTCCGTGCTGCTTTGCCGATTCCTCTTTTTAATGGCGTTGTCCTTTTCAGATCTCATAAAAGTCAGGCTCTTGAAGGCTGTGGCATGGATCGTATGGAAACATTGAGCCAATCGATTGATTCATTGGATCTTTTTTCAGATGCGCAAGATGATCTCGCTGCCACTATTTTTGCCGATGCGCATCAATTAAATCTGGATAGTGATGGGCGTATTACTGTGCCGCAGCATCTTTTAGATCATGCCAATATTACAGAACGTGTTCTTTTTGTGGGGGCAGGCCCTGTTTTTCGGATATGGGAGCCTGAAGCCTTTAAAATCTATCAAAACGAAGCACGGGCCAAAGTGAAAGACCAAAACCTTACATTGAAGCTGTCTAAGCCAAATGGAGGTGCGTCATGA
- the rsmH gene encoding 16S rRNA (cytosine(1402)-N(4))-methyltransferase RsmH gives MTQLGHLSVMLDEVIQYLDPQAGETYVDGTFGGGGYARAILEKADCKVIGIDRDPAAVLRGQEFKTQYKDRFQMLEGCFGDLEQLLDQAHIDKIDGIVLDLGVSSFQIDDPARGFSFRFNGPLDMRMGNSGISAKDLVNSASVEELKFILKTYGDERFAGRIASEIVKRRVITPFETTNDLASVIRRLVPKSKDGLDPATRSFQAIRIVVNNELDEITKVLVAAEKRLASNGRLVVVSFHSLEDGLVKHFLKTKSGNIPNVSRFTPILNQEKAESTFKVLTKQAVKPTFAEIKTNSRSSSARLRAGMRIDASASKLKGD, from the coding sequence ATGACGCAATTAGGTCATCTTTCCGTTATGCTTGATGAGGTTATTCAATATCTTGATCCTCAGGCAGGCGAAACCTATGTGGATGGTACGTTTGGGGGCGGGGGCTATGCACGTGCGATCTTAGAAAAAGCTGATTGTAAAGTTATTGGCATTGATCGAGATCCTGCGGCTGTTTTACGTGGACAGGAATTCAAAACACAATATAAAGATCGCTTTCAAATGCTTGAAGGGTGTTTTGGCGATTTAGAGCAGCTTTTAGATCAAGCGCATATCGACAAAATCGATGGTATTGTTCTGGATTTAGGTGTGTCATCTTTCCAAATTGATGATCCTGCACGTGGTTTTTCCTTCCGTTTTAATGGCCCTTTAGATATGCGTATGGGAAATTCTGGCATAAGCGCTAAAGATCTTGTGAATTCAGCAAGTGTTGAAGAGCTTAAATTTATTCTTAAAACCTATGGCGATGAACGATTTGCAGGACGGATTGCGTCAGAAATTGTTAAACGTCGCGTGATAACACCTTTTGAAACAACAAATGATTTGGCCTCAGTGATTCGTCGTCTTGTGCCTAAAAGTAAAGATGGTTTGGATCCCGCAACGCGCTCTTTTCAGGCCATTCGTATTGTTGTAAATAATGAATTAGATGAAATCACTAAAGTCTTGGTGGCTGCAGAAAAAAGACTAGCGTCTAATGGTCGTTTGGTTGTTGTGTCATTTCATTCTTTGGAAGATGGACTTGTAAAACATTTCTTGAAAACAAAATCAGGCAATATTCCTAATGTGTCGCGCTTTACGCCTATTTTAAATCAAGAAAAAGCTGAATCTACTTTTAAAGTTTTAACCAAGCAAGCTGTTAAGCCAACATTTGCTGAAATTAAAACGAATTCACGGTCTTCCTCCGCGCGTCTCAGAGCTGGGATGCGCATAGATGCTTCGGCATCTAAACTTAAGGGAGATTAA
- a CDS encoding penicillin-binding protein 2, whose protein sequence is MIQKLMEHLRNNNHHESDDSHPRMQGILPEFVETAHSRIFILNLFFIALFGLMVLRVADLTIIKYKPTQFCASLETGEEESEKATLQTKRGEIVDRNGIVLATSLFTASLYADPSEIIDPKESAKQLVSLLPELGLAEIEAKLSVENKRFVWLQRHLTPRQHHDINALGIPGLHFEKTEKRVYLHGPLASHVLGFSDTDSNGIAGVEHSFNDYLRTNSKPLQLSLDIRIQHILREEILQTIDKHKAIGGMGTVMDVQTGEIVAMVSLPDFDPNQANLAKDVERFNANTAGVYELGSGLKLLTAAMALDSGKVTFASGYDASHPITVGRQQIHDYRGQKRYLTLPEIIVHSSNIGAAKMAMDVGAVKQREYLARFGLFKPTRIELPEVSRPLFPSTQNWKDVNTMTIAFGHGMAVSPVQMLSAISTLVNGGILYRPTLVKKQSSEEIFGERVISEKTSLQSCKLMRSVVLEGTGRKAAVPGYLVAGKSGTAEKIKNGRYSKTANLASFIGAFPIHAPRYVVFVMIDEPKGTKETAGYATGGWIGSPLAGRVIKRIAPILGIQPVDENDPSILKRTLVNYTGSKLNGVHLAAVKTR, encoded by the coding sequence ATGATACAGAAGTTAATGGAGCATTTACGCAATAATAATCATCATGAATCGGACGATTCTCATCCGCGAATGCAGGGTATTTTGCCTGAATTTGTGGAAACGGCCCATTCACGGATATTTATTTTAAATTTATTCTTTATTGCTCTTTTTGGTTTAATGGTTTTACGTGTTGCTGATTTGACGATTATTAAATACAAGCCAACACAATTTTGTGCTTCTCTTGAAACAGGCGAAGAAGAAAGCGAAAAAGCGACGTTGCAAACAAAACGTGGTGAAATCGTTGATCGTAATGGGATCGTGCTTGCGACATCTTTGTTTACAGCGTCTTTATATGCAGATCCAAGCGAAATTATTGATCCTAAAGAATCCGCGAAACAATTGGTGAGTTTGCTGCCTGAATTAGGTCTTGCTGAAATTGAAGCGAAATTAAGTGTTGAAAATAAACGCTTTGTTTGGTTGCAACGTCATTTAACGCCTAGACAGCATCATGATATTAATGCACTTGGTATTCCTGGGCTTCATTTTGAAAAAACGGAAAAACGCGTTTACTTGCATGGTCCACTTGCTTCGCATGTTTTGGGGTTTTCAGATACGGATAGCAATGGTATTGCAGGTGTTGAACATTCTTTTAATGATTATTTACGCACAAATTCAAAACCCTTGCAATTATCCTTGGACATTCGCATTCAACATATTTTACGTGAAGAAATTCTTCAAACCATCGATAAACATAAAGCAATCGGTGGGATGGGCACAGTCATGGACGTGCAAACGGGTGAAATTGTGGCCATGGTTTCATTGCCTGATTTTGATCCGAATCAAGCGAATTTGGCAAAAGACGTTGAGCGTTTTAATGCCAATACGGCAGGTGTTTATGAATTGGGTTCCGGGTTAAAATTATTGACGGCTGCAATGGCACTTGATTCGGGTAAAGTCACTTTTGCAAGTGGATATGATGCGAGCCATCCTATTACAGTTGGTAGACAACAAATCCATGATTATCGTGGACAAAAAAGATATTTAACGCTTCCTGAAATTATTGTGCATTCATCCAATATTGGTGCCGCCAAAATGGCTATGGATGTGGGGGCTGTAAAACAGCGCGAATATTTAGCAAGATTCGGTCTTTTTAAACCAACGCGCATTGAATTGCCTGAGGTAAGTAGGCCTTTATTTCCATCGACACAAAATTGGAAAGATGTGAATACGATGACTATTGCTTTTGGTCATGGTATGGCTGTTAGTCCCGTTCAAATGCTTTCGGCGATTTCAACGCTTGTGAATGGTGGTATCCTATATAGACCAACTTTGGTTAAAAAGCAAAGCAGTGAAGAAATTTTTGGTGAACGCGTTATTTCAGAAAAAACATCATTGCAATCTTGTAAATTAATGCGTTCCGTTGTATTAGAAGGCACTGGTCGTAAGGCTGCAGTACCTGGATATTTAGTTGCCGGTAAATCAGGCACGGCAGAAAAAATAAAAAATGGTCGTTATAGTAAGACAGCCAATTTAGCCTCTTTTATTGGTGCTTTTCCCATACATGCGCCACGTTATGTTGTTTTTGTGATGATTGATGAACCCAAAGGGACGAAAGAAACAGCAGGTTATGCAACAGGTGGTTGGATTGGTTCACCGCTTGCAGGTCGTGTTATTAAAAGAATTGCGCCCATTTTAGGCATACAGCCTGTCGATGAAAATGATCCTTCCATCTTAAAGAGAACATTGGTAAACTATACTGGATCAAAATTGAATGGAGTTCATCTTGCGGCTGTCAAAACTCGTTGA